In one Rutidosis leptorrhynchoides isolate AG116_Rl617_1_P2 chromosome 8, CSIRO_AGI_Rlap_v1, whole genome shotgun sequence genomic region, the following are encoded:
- the LOC139865048 gene encoding paired amphipathic helix protein Sin3-like 4 isoform X1, with protein sequence MKRSRDDAVSGDTSFRAPAMSGGSANKLTTSDALTYLKNVKDMFKDQTNKYEEFLEVMKDFKAQRIDTAGVIESVKALFKGHPKLILGFNTFLPNGYKITLTEANKTPEFEEAIGFVNKVKVRFGGEDRVYKSFLNILNMYRKGSKSVSKVHQEVAVLLHNDPDLFQEFTNFLPVPGATQSNLYVDSSKNHNSGKNHGITQKWKSSAPFEDHVSKLVPQDMRGQVCRLYEMVKQRLHNVDDYQGFLRCIIHYCTDVITREELQTLVSKLLGGYPDVMEEVDEFIDCYERNDFLSGSLRSGKLPGSLKSEDHDRDRDDVSDDVERSHENKYGDRSTNGSKSVSGFKRSLLSKKDEYAKPIHELDLSNCVNCTPSYRLLPKNYRIPKRAEVLNDRWVSVTSGSEDYSFKHMRKNQYEETLFRCEDDRYELEMLLESVKATAKRVEKRLNNLTKTDNAKRDEKPLTVLHLRCIERLYGDNGLDVIDLLKRNESVALPVILTRLKQKEEEWEMCLYDFNKVWADIYAKNYHKSLDHRSFYFKQQDQKSLSTKALLAEIKEISEVTSKEEISYRHFSFSRREITSPHQEFEYCDLSVHEDMYQILKYYIQENCTLEQFDKCMMIWTTFVEPMFNVPLRHDVTKTNVVKEDDSHPKDAEKEEGELSPNRDFEEDNFASFRSSCDSENGKPDDVAHDNKAESEVEAEERFLETVKPITKYAPGVSHNDGNDPRVFYGSDSFYVFFRLHQTLYSRLKEAKEKSANDKWNGSNDKTTNDSYIRFLDLLYTFLGGDVESSKYEDECRTVLGTWSFFVFTLDKLIYNLSKQLLAIATDEVDDKLIHLYAYEHMRNPENFVDELYKANARVIVHDDNIYRFEHSLIPETNSQTRLTIRLMDLGREPSEPHPFPIDQAFAPYPSPPVHGKKKTKIFLKRNKRKNACEDEDLARMQAMEQVQVMNSLECKINYPTYKVSYILGTEDYMLRRGRKINRPSLSSNEPADLSNGYSYKVDKFRKLLLSRIQSMTTKMDT encoded by the exons ATGAAGAGGTCCAGAGATGATGCCGTTTCTGGCGACAC ATCGTTTCGAGCTCCAGCTATGAGTGGTGGAAGCGCTAACAAGTTGACGACCAGTGATGCCCTTACGTATCTGAAGAACGTGAAAGACATGTTTAAGGATCAAACGAATAAATACGAAGAGTTTCTTGAAGTAATGAAAGATTTTAAGGCACAAAG AATTGACACTGCAGGTGTTATAGAAAGTGTGAAGGCATTATTTAAAGGTCACCCTAAACTTATTTTGGGGTTTAATACCTTTCTCCCAAACGGATACAAAATCACACTCACAGAAGCAAATAAGACTCCTGAGTTTGAAGAAGCAATTGGATTTGTAAACAAAGTTAAG GTGCGATTTGGAGGTGAAGATCGTGTGTACAAATCTTTTCTTAATATTTTGAATATGTACAGAAAAGGAAGTAAATCTGTTAGTAAAGTTCACCAGGAG GTTGCTGTTCTTCTTCATAACGATCCAGACCTGTTCCAGGAGTTTACTAATTTTTTACCTGTTCCTGGAGCAACACAATCGAATCTGTATGTTGATTCCAGTAAGAATCATAATTCTGGGAAG AATCATGGTATTACACAGAAATGGAAATCGTCTGCTCCTTTTGAAGATCATGTGAGCAAGCTAGTTCCTCAAG ATATGCGTGGCCAAGTGTGTCGTTTGTATGAGATGGTGAAGCAAAGATTACATAACGTAGATGATTACCAAGGGTTTTTAAGGTGCATTATCCATTACTGCACAGACGTTATCACTCGAGAAGAATTACAAACTCTG GTGAGTAAATTACTTGGAGGTTATCCAGATGTTATGGAAGAAGTCGATGAGTTCATTGATTGTTATGAGAGGAATG ATTTTTTGTCAGGTTCTTTAAGGAGTGGAAAGTTACCGGGATCTTTGAAGTCAGAGGATCATGATCGAGATCGTGATGATGTAAGCGATGATGTGGAAAGATCTCATGAAAACAAGTATGGAGATCGGTCCACCAATGGAAGTAAAAGTGTATCTGGATTCAAGAGATCTTTACTTTCAAAAAAGGATGAATATGCAAAACCTATTCATGAGTTAGACCTTTCTAACTGTGTAAACTGCACTCCTAGCTACCGTCTTTTGCCTAAAAAT TATCGGATTCCCAAAAGAGCTGAGGTGTTAAATGATCGTTGGGTGTCTGTTACTTCTGGTAGTGAGGATTATTCTTTCAAACATATGCGTAAAAATCAGTATGAAGAGACCTTATTTCGATGTGAAGATGATAG GTATGAGCTGGAGATGTTATTAGAATCCGTGAAAGCAACAGCAAAACGTGTTGAAAAACGACTTAATAACTTGACCAAGACAGACAACGCAAAACGTGATGAGAAACCTCTTACAG TTTTACATTTGAGATGCATAGAACGTTTATATGGAGATAATGGGCTTGATGTCATTGATTTATTAAAAAGGAACGAATCTGTTGCTCTGCCTGTTATATTAACTCGCCTGAAGCAGAAAGAAGAGGAATGGGAAATGTGTCTTTATGATTTTAATAAGGTTTGGGCAGATATATATGCCAAAAACTATCATAAGTCTCTCGATCATCGCAGTTTTTATTTCAAACAGCAGGATCAAAAGAGTTTGAGTACTAAAG CATTGTTGGCGGAAATTAAAGAAATCAGTGAAGTGACATCTAAAGAGGAAATTAGTTATCGTCATTTTTCATTCAGTAGAAGAGAAATCACTTCACCACATCAAGAATTTGAGTATTGTGATTTGAGTGTTCATGAAGACATGTATCAGATTTTGAAATATTACATTCAAGAAAATTGCACGCTTGAACAGTTCGATAAATGCATGATGATCTGGACAACCTTTGTTGAACCTATGTTCAATGTTCCACTTCGTCATGATGTCACAAAAACTAACGTTGTTAAAGAAGACGATTCTCACCCAAAAGATGCAGAAAAAGAGGAGGGTGAATTATCTCCAAATAGAGATTTTGAAGAAGATAATTTTGCATCGTTTAGGTCATCATGTGACAGTGAAAATGGCAAACCTGATGATGTGGCGCATGATAACAAGGCCGAGAGTGAAGTTGAAGCAGAAGAACGGTTTCTAGAAACAGTGAAACCAATTACAAAGTATGCCCCTGGAGTATCACATAATGACGGGAATGACCCTCGGGTCTTTTATGGATCTGATTCCTTTTATGTTTTCTTTAGACTCCATCAA ACACTTTACTCGAGATTGAAAGAGGCGAAAGAAAAATCTGCAAATGATAAATGGAACGGTTCGAATGACAAAACGACTAATGATTCATATATAAG ATTCTTGGATCTACTGTACACTTTTCTTGGTGGTGATGTTGAAAGTTCAAAATATGAAGATGAATGTCGAACGGTTCTTGGAACTTGGTCCTTTTTTGTCTTCACATTAGACAAGCTGATCTACAATCTTTCTAAACAG CTGCTAGCAATCGCTACCGATGAGGTTGATGACAAACTTATCCATCTCTATGCATACGAACATATGCGAAATCCCGAGAATTTCGTGGATGAACTCTATAAAGCAAATGCCAGAGTGATTGTCCATGATGATAACATTTATAGATTTGAGCAT TCACTGATACCAGAAACTAATAGTCAAACGCGGTTGACTATACGGCTAATGGATTTGGGGCGTGAGCCCTCAGAACCACATCCCTTTCCGATTGATCAGGCTTTTGCACCCTATCCAAGCCCTCCTGTTCATGGAAAAAAGAAAACCAAGATTTTCTTGAAGAG AAATAAAAGAAAAAATGCTTGTGAAGATGAAGATCTAGCAAGGATGCAGGCCATGGAGCAAGTACAAGTCATGAATAGTTTGGAATGCAAGATAAATTACCCTACATATAAG GTATCCTATATTTTAGGTACAGAAGACTATATGCTCCGCAGGGGAAGAAAGATTAACCGTCCCAGTTTATCATCGAATGAACCTGCTGACCTATCAAATGGTTATTCATACAAAGTAGATAAGTTCCGTAAGCTGCTGCTGTCTAGGATTCAATCCATGACAACCAAAATGGATACATAA